One Coccinella septempunctata chromosome 1, icCocSept1.1, whole genome shotgun sequence DNA window includes the following coding sequences:
- the LOC123321618 gene encoding histone H3 isoform X2, which produces MARTKQTARKSTGGKAPRKQLATKAARKSAPATGGVKKPHRYRPGTVALREIRRYQKSTELLIRKLPFQRLVREIAQDFKTDLRFQSSAVMALQEASEAYLVGLFEDTNLCAIHAKRVTIMPKDVHP; this is translated from the exons ATGGCTCGTACTAAGCAGACTGCCAGAAAGTCGACCGGGGGTAAGGCTCCGCGAAAACAATTAGCCACCAAAGCTGCACGTAAAAGTGCTCCAGCCACAGGCGGTGTGAAGAAACCTCACCGTTACCGTCCGGGAACCGTTGCCTTACGTGAAATACGACGTTATCAGAAGAGTACCGAGTTGCTGATCCGTAAATTGCCTTTCCAGAGGTTGGTACGTGAGATCGCTCAGGATTTCAAAACTGATCTCAGATTTCAAAGTTCCGCCGTAATGGCACTTCAAGAAGCTAGCGAAGCTTATTTGGTTGGACTTTTCGAGGATACAAACTTGTGTGCGATCCACGCCAAAAGAGTAACTATCATGCCGAAGGAC GTTCACCCCTGA
- the LOC123321618 gene encoding histone H3 isoform X1 produces MARTKQTARKSTGGKAPRKQLATKAARKSAPATGGVKKPHRYRPGTVALREIRRYQKSTELLIRKLPFQRLVREIAQDFKTDLRFQSSAVMALQEASEAYLVGLFEDTNLCAIHAKRVTIMPKDIQLARRIRGERA; encoded by the coding sequence ATGGCTCGTACTAAGCAGACTGCCAGAAAGTCGACCGGGGGTAAGGCTCCGCGAAAACAATTAGCCACCAAAGCTGCACGTAAAAGTGCTCCAGCCACAGGCGGTGTGAAGAAACCTCACCGTTACCGTCCGGGAACCGTTGCCTTACGTGAAATACGACGTTATCAGAAGAGTACCGAGTTGCTGATCCGTAAATTGCCTTTCCAGAGGTTGGTACGTGAGATCGCTCAGGATTTCAAAACTGATCTCAGATTTCAAAGTTCCGCCGTAATGGCACTTCAAGAAGCTAGCGAAGCTTATTTGGTTGGACTTTTCGAGGATACAAACTTGTGTGCGATCCACGCCAAAAGAGTAACTATCATGCCGAAGGACATTCAACTTGCTAGACGTATCAGGGGTGAACGTGCCTAA
- the LOC123321640 gene encoding histone H4 gives MTGRGKGGKGLGKGGAKRHRKVLRDNIQGITKPAIRRLARRGGVKRISGLIYEETRGVLKVFLENVIRDAVTYTEHAKRKTVTAMDVVYALKRQGRTLYGFGG, from the coding sequence ATGACTGGTCGCGGTAAAGGTGGTAAAGGTTTGGGCAAAGGTGGAGCCAAGCGTCATAGGAAAGTACTACGAGACAACATCCAAGGTATCACCAAACCCGCTATCAGGAGATTGGCTAGGCGTGGAGGTGTCAAACGTATTTCTGGCCTCATTTACGAAGAAACTCGTGGAGTGTTGAAGGTGTTCCTGGAAAATGTAATCAGGGACGCTGTCACATATACCGAGCATGCAAAGAGAAAAACTGTTACCGCCATGGACGTAGTATATGCCCTCAAACGTCAAGGACGTACATTGTACGGTTTCGGCGgttga